A single Kribbella aluminosa DNA region contains:
- a CDS encoding TetR/AcrR family transcriptional regulator — MARWQPGARERLVLAAVDLFAEHGYDATTVTQIADRAGVTKSTFFRHFPDKRELLVAGQDALSRLLAEGIAGAADDATPLEAVAAGLTKASSFMGPMNRELGPRLKAAIAASTELQERDALKTVGLASAMTTALQARGVPTPLAHVASELGVLAFKQGYESWTATEDESGLAPHVLAALNDLKAATAALH, encoded by the coding sequence ATGGCGAGATGGCAACCCGGAGCCCGCGAACGACTGGTCCTCGCCGCCGTGGACCTGTTCGCCGAACACGGCTACGACGCCACCACGGTCACCCAGATCGCCGACCGCGCCGGCGTCACCAAGAGCACCTTCTTCCGCCACTTCCCCGACAAACGAGAACTCCTGGTAGCCGGCCAAGACGCCCTGAGCCGCCTACTGGCCGAAGGAATCGCCGGCGCCGCCGATGACGCCACCCCACTGGAAGCAGTAGCCGCCGGTCTCACCAAAGCCTCAAGCTTCATGGGCCCCATGAACCGGGAACTGGGCCCGCGCCTGAAAGCAGCAATAGCCGCAAGCACAGAACTCCAAGAACGAGACGCCCTCAAAACCGTAGGCCTGGCAAGCGCCATGACCACAGCCCTCCAGGCACGAGGCGTACCCACCCCGCTGGCCCACGTGGCATCCGAGCTAGGCGTCCTGGCCTTCAAGCAGGGCTACGAATCGTGGACAGCCACCGAAGATGAGTCAGGCCTGGCCCCGCACGTACTAGCCGCCCTGAACGACCTCAAGGCAGCAACAGCGGCATTGCACTGA
- a CDS encoding metallophosphoesterase, protein MRVRRAPVITACLALLGLAVGVPNAAADRGPDPYTFAVIGDIPYGSAQIARFPKVVDQLNADKQVKLVTHLGDIKDGSSVCSDEYFAQVKTQFDRFADPFVYTVGDNEWTDCHRVNNGGYNPLERLAKIRQVFFPQPGRTLGQHPAKVASQVAQGIPEDVRFSRGDVAFAALHIVGSNNSMAPWTGKTAPTPEQTAEVLNRTSAVMQSIHDTFAQARADRDKAVVLLTQADMFDPTVANPSYADYYAFQPIVQEIAREAANFRGPVYLFNGDSHVYNSDKPLAASSPWTKFYGVTTPAENLSRVTVDGSTKVNNYLRVTIDARNPAVLSWTRVPFTS, encoded by the coding sequence GTGAGAGTACGTCGTGCACCTGTGATCACCGCGTGCCTGGCACTGCTCGGGCTCGCGGTCGGTGTTCCGAACGCCGCCGCGGACCGGGGACCGGACCCGTACACGTTCGCCGTGATCGGCGACATTCCCTACGGTTCCGCCCAGATCGCCCGGTTCCCGAAGGTGGTCGACCAGCTCAACGCGGACAAGCAGGTCAAGCTGGTCACCCACCTCGGTGACATCAAGGACGGCTCGTCGGTCTGCAGCGACGAGTACTTCGCCCAGGTGAAGACGCAGTTCGACCGGTTCGCCGACCCGTTCGTCTACACCGTCGGCGACAACGAATGGACCGACTGCCATCGCGTGAACAACGGCGGCTACAACCCGCTGGAGCGGCTGGCGAAGATCCGGCAGGTGTTCTTCCCGCAGCCCGGCCGGACCCTCGGTCAGCACCCGGCGAAGGTCGCGAGCCAGGTCGCGCAGGGCATCCCGGAGGACGTTCGGTTCAGCCGCGGCGACGTCGCGTTCGCGGCCCTGCACATCGTTGGCAGCAACAACAGTATGGCGCCGTGGACCGGCAAGACCGCGCCGACCCCGGAGCAGACCGCCGAGGTGCTGAACCGTACGTCGGCCGTCATGCAGAGCATCCACGACACGTTCGCGCAGGCGCGGGCCGACCGCGACAAGGCCGTCGTACTGCTGACCCAGGCCGACATGTTCGACCCGACCGTGGCGAACCCGTCGTACGCCGACTACTACGCGTTCCAGCCGATCGTGCAGGAGATCGCCCGCGAAGCGGCGAACTTCCGCGGCCCGGTCTACCTGTTCAACGGCGACAGCCACGTCTACAACAGCGACAAGCCATTGGCGGCGAGCTCGCCGTGGACCAAGTTCTACGGCGTGACGACGCCGGCCGAGAACCTGTCGAGGGTCACCGTCGACGGCTCGACCAAGGTGAACAACTACCTGCGGGTGACGATCGACGCGCGCAACCCCGCCGTACTGAGCTGGACCCGGGTGCCGTTCACGTCCTGA
- a CDS encoding Fur family transcriptional regulator, with amino-acid sequence MPTVDELQGLLRGVSLRVTRPRLAVLAAVYGNPHADTDSIIGAVRNELPQTSHQAVYDSLQTLTAAGLVRRIQPLGSVARYESRVGDNHHHAVCRSCGAIADVDCAVGHAPCLTASEDHGFVIDEAEVIYWGLCADCARRT; translated from the coding sequence GTGCCGACGGTGGATGAGCTCCAGGGGTTGTTGCGTGGGGTCTCGCTGCGGGTGACGCGGCCGCGGCTGGCGGTGCTGGCCGCGGTGTACGGGAATCCGCATGCGGACACGGACTCGATTATCGGTGCCGTGCGCAACGAACTGCCCCAGACGTCGCACCAGGCGGTGTACGACTCGCTGCAGACCTTGACGGCGGCGGGCCTGGTCCGGCGGATCCAGCCGCTGGGGTCGGTGGCGCGGTACGAATCGCGGGTGGGCGACAACCATCATCACGCCGTCTGCCGGTCGTGCGGTGCGATCGCCGATGTCGACTGTGCGGTCGGGCACGCGCCCTGCCTGACCGCGTCCGAGGACCACGGTTTCGTCATCGACGAGGCCGAGGTCATCTATTGGGGCCTGTGCGCGGACTGCGCACGACGTACCTGA
- the katG gene encoding catalase/peroxidase HPI, with amino-acid sequence MSENHEPLPGEASAESRGAETGGCPVNHGQGVHPTSGNANREWWPNQLNLKILAKNPAVANPLGEEFDYAAEFKTLDLATVKADIAEVLTTSQDWWPADFGNYGPLMIRMAWHSAGTYRIHDGRGGAGAGQQRFAPLNSWPDNGNLDKARRLLWPVKKKYGQKLSWADLLILTGNVALETMGFKTFGYAGGREDVWEPEADVYWGPETTWLGDERYSGDRDLQRPLGAVQMGLIYVNPEGPNGNPDPIAAARDIRETFGRMAMNDEETVALIAGGHTFGKTHGAGPAENVGAEPEGAPIEQQGLGWKSTYNTGKGKDAITSGLEVTWTTRPTQWTNDFFEILFGHEWELSQSPAGANQWVAKDAEAIIPDAYDGPKKLPTMLTTDLSLRFDPIYEPISRRFKDNTEEFADAFARAWFKLTHRDMGPIVRYLGSEVPSEELIWQDPVPAVDHELVSDADVTALKAAIAASGLTVSQLVSTAWASASTFRGSDKRGGANGARIRLQPQSGWDVNNPDELAQVLRTLEGIQKSFGKPVSLADLIVLAGGVGVEIAAKNAGVDVVVPFTPGRTDATAEQTDADSFAALEPVADGFRNYYGKGNKLPAEYLLLDRANLLTLSAPELTVLVGGLRVLGANYDGSKNGVLTDNPGTLTNDFFVNLLDLGTEWHAADGSQETFEGTVDGKVKWTGTRADLVFGSNSELRALAEVYASDDAKQKFITEFVSAWHKVMELDRFDLHR; translated from the coding sequence ATGTCCGAGAACCACGAGCCCCTGCCCGGCGAGGCCTCCGCGGAGAGCCGCGGCGCCGAGACCGGTGGCTGCCCGGTGAACCACGGTCAGGGCGTGCACCCGACCAGCGGGAACGCCAACCGCGAATGGTGGCCGAACCAGCTGAACCTCAAGATCCTGGCCAAGAACCCGGCCGTCGCGAACCCGCTCGGCGAGGAGTTCGACTACGCCGCGGAGTTCAAGACCCTGGACCTGGCCACGGTCAAGGCCGACATCGCCGAGGTCCTGACCACCTCGCAGGACTGGTGGCCGGCCGACTTCGGCAACTACGGCCCGCTGATGATCCGGATGGCCTGGCACAGCGCCGGTACGTACCGGATCCACGACGGCCGCGGTGGCGCGGGCGCCGGTCAGCAGCGGTTCGCGCCGCTGAACAGCTGGCCGGACAACGGCAACCTGGACAAGGCCCGCCGGCTGCTCTGGCCGGTGAAGAAGAAGTACGGCCAGAAGCTGTCCTGGGCCGACCTGCTGATCCTCACCGGCAACGTCGCGCTGGAGACGATGGGCTTCAAGACCTTCGGGTACGCCGGCGGTCGCGAGGACGTGTGGGAGCCGGAGGCCGACGTGTACTGGGGCCCGGAGACCACCTGGCTCGGCGACGAGCGGTACTCCGGCGACCGCGACCTGCAGCGCCCGCTCGGAGCGGTCCAGATGGGCCTCATCTACGTGAACCCGGAAGGCCCGAACGGCAACCCGGACCCGATCGCGGCGGCCCGCGACATCCGCGAGACGTTCGGCCGGATGGCGATGAACGACGAGGAGACCGTCGCGCTGATCGCCGGCGGCCACACGTTCGGCAAGACCCACGGTGCCGGCCCGGCGGAGAACGTCGGCGCGGAGCCCGAGGGCGCCCCGATCGAGCAGCAGGGCCTGGGCTGGAAGAGCACGTACAACACCGGCAAGGGCAAGGACGCGATCACCAGCGGCCTCGAGGTCACCTGGACCACCAGGCCGACCCAGTGGACGAACGACTTCTTCGAGATCCTGTTCGGCCACGAGTGGGAGCTGTCGCAGAGCCCGGCCGGCGCGAACCAGTGGGTCGCCAAGGACGCCGAGGCGATCATTCCGGACGCGTACGACGGCCCGAAGAAGCTGCCGACGATGCTGACCACGGACCTGTCGCTGCGCTTCGACCCGATCTACGAGCCGATCTCGCGGCGGTTCAAGGACAACACGGAGGAGTTCGCGGACGCGTTCGCGCGCGCCTGGTTCAAGCTGACGCACCGCGACATGGGCCCGATCGTCCGGTACCTCGGCTCCGAGGTCCCGAGCGAGGAACTGATCTGGCAGGACCCGGTACCGGCCGTCGACCACGAGCTGGTGTCCGACGCGGACGTGACCGCGCTGAAGGCCGCGATCGCCGCGTCCGGGCTGACCGTGTCGCAGCTGGTGTCGACCGCGTGGGCGTCGGCGTCGACGTTCCGCGGTAGCGACAAGCGTGGTGGCGCCAACGGTGCCCGCATCCGCCTGCAGCCGCAGAGCGGGTGGGACGTCAACAACCCCGACGAGCTCGCCCAGGTACTGCGGACCCTCGAGGGCATCCAGAAGTCGTTCGGGAAGCCGGTCTCGCTGGCAGACCTGATCGTGCTGGCCGGTGGCGTCGGCGTCGAGATCGCCGCGAAGAACGCCGGTGTCGACGTCGTCGTACCGTTCACCCCTGGTCGTACGGACGCGACCGCGGAGCAGACGGACGCCGACTCGTTCGCCGCACTCGAGCCGGTGGCGGACGGCTTCCGTAACTACTACGGCAAGGGCAACAAGCTCCCGGCCGAGTACCTGCTGCTCGACCGCGCGAACCTGCTCACGCTGAGCGCCCCGGAGCTGACCGTTCTGGTCGGCGGCCTCCGGGTCCTCGGTGCGAACTACGACGGTTCGAAGAACGGCGTACTGACCGACAACCCCGGCACGCTGACGAACGACTTCTTCGTCAACCTGCTCGACCTCGGCACCGAGTGGCACGCCGCCGACGGCAGCCAGGAGACGTTCGAAGGCACCGTCGACGGCAAGGTCAAGTGGACCGGCACCCGCGCCGACCTGGTCTTCGGCTCGAACTCCGAGCTCCGCGCCCTCGCCGAGGTCTACGCCAGCGACGACGCCAAGCAGAAGTTCATCACCGAGTTCGTCTCGGCCTGGCACAAGGTCATGGAACTCGACCGCTTCGACCTGCACCGCTGA
- a CDS encoding SDR family oxidoreductase: protein MKVFVTGGTGLIGSAVVRELLGNGHEVVGLARSEASAAALREAGAEAVRGGLGDLDVVRAGAAKADGVIHLAFSNDFSSPEALAAGVAEEGAALEALGEELVGSGRPLVTVSGTPWVPGRASTEEDPLPLDGPVGGRGRSVMAVLGLASRGVRSAAVRMPRTVHNQGDGGFAGLLTQIARQTGVSGYPGDGAQRWPAVHALDAAVLFRLVLENAPAGTAWHAVDDEGDAVRDIAGVIGRRLELPVESVPEETFGALGPIFAADQPASSEYTRTTLDWRPRHPSLLKDLENIQP from the coding sequence ATGAAGGTGTTCGTCACCGGCGGTACCGGGTTGATCGGGTCCGCCGTTGTTCGTGAGTTGCTCGGGAACGGGCATGAGGTCGTCGGGCTGGCGCGGTCCGAGGCGTCGGCGGCGGCGTTGCGGGAGGCCGGTGCCGAGGCGGTGCGGGGTGGCCTTGGTGATCTCGACGTCGTACGGGCGGGTGCTGCGAAGGCCGACGGCGTGATTCATCTTGCCTTTAGCAACGACTTCAGTAGTCCGGAGGCGCTGGCGGCGGGGGTCGCTGAGGAGGGTGCGGCGCTAGAGGCCCTTGGAGAAGAGCTGGTCGGGAGTGGGCGACCACTGGTCACGGTGTCGGGTACGCCGTGGGTGCCGGGGCGGGCGTCCACGGAGGAGGACCCGTTGCCGCTTGACGGGCCGGTCGGTGGGCGGGGGCGGTCTGTGATGGCGGTGCTGGGGTTGGCGTCGCGCGGGGTGCGGAGTGCTGCGGTGCGGATGCCGCGGACTGTTCACAACCAGGGGGACGGCGGGTTTGCGGGGCTGCTGACGCAGATTGCTCGGCAGACCGGAGTGTCGGGGTATCCGGGGGATGGCGCGCAGCGTTGGCCCGCCGTACACGCGCTGGATGCGGCGGTGCTGTTCCGGCTGGTGCTGGAGAATGCACCCGCTGGTACGGCGTGGCACGCGGTGGACGACGAGGGGGATGCCGTACGGGACATCGCCGGCGTCATCGGACGGCGGCTCGAGCTTCCGGTCGAGTCCGTACCCGAGGAGACGTTCGGTGCACTCGGCCCGATCTTCGCGGCCGACCAGCCCGCCTCCAGCGAGTACACGCGCACGACGCTCGACTGGCGACCTCGGCACCCGAGCCTGCTGAAGGATCTGGAGAACATCCAGCCCTGA
- a CDS encoding helix-turn-helix transcriptional regulator, translating to MEGHKTAPLRVDAETAIILREAYHKIEALFRSDHYGLYDYVRVVAGKVSHVDAFFVGFLQGTSRVRYPYGYDDGEYVNPDTHNFGPDGQTAWLIKHRQTYRFAYDNGSALHAGVPVGDAARRSADAVTVPIFRSAKDGPGQLFGLLSMQSYTPRSYDDNAVRAFEWLCSVVERVLTREGEDREALRRLPAGDVGPNLLTSDHVVEYLTHRVASIREIAGEALDEPEVSTTVHTHLERIVDVAEHIQSELIEMLMEADEGPERRFTSLTKAQQGVAVLLADGLDNDQLAAELGVSLNTVKTHLSAILRKYGLRYRAQVAEDVRRYLAR from the coding sequence GTGGAAGGGCACAAGACCGCTCCGCTGCGGGTTGACGCGGAGACCGCGATCATCCTGCGCGAGGCGTACCACAAGATCGAGGCGTTGTTCCGGTCCGACCACTACGGCCTGTACGACTACGTCCGGGTGGTGGCCGGCAAGGTCTCGCACGTCGACGCGTTCTTCGTCGGGTTCCTGCAGGGCACCAGCCGGGTCCGGTACCCGTACGGGTACGACGACGGAGAGTACGTGAACCCTGACACCCACAACTTCGGCCCCGACGGGCAGACGGCGTGGTTGATCAAGCACCGGCAGACGTACCGGTTCGCCTACGACAACGGCTCCGCGTTGCATGCCGGCGTACCGGTCGGTGATGCCGCTCGGCGGTCCGCGGACGCGGTGACGGTGCCGATCTTCCGGTCTGCGAAGGACGGACCCGGCCAGCTGTTCGGGTTGCTCTCGATGCAGAGCTACACCCCCAGGTCGTACGACGACAACGCGGTCCGGGCGTTCGAGTGGTTGTGCTCGGTGGTGGAGCGGGTGCTGACCCGTGAGGGCGAGGACCGGGAGGCCTTGCGCCGGCTGCCCGCGGGGGACGTCGGCCCGAACCTGCTGACCTCGGACCATGTGGTGGAGTACCTGACGCATCGGGTCGCGTCGATCCGGGAGATCGCCGGCGAGGCGCTGGACGAGCCGGAGGTGAGCACCACCGTCCACACGCACCTGGAGCGGATCGTCGACGTCGCGGAGCACATTCAGTCCGAGCTGATCGAGATGCTGATGGAGGCCGACGAAGGTCCGGAACGCCGCTTCACCAGTCTCACCAAGGCGCAGCAGGGCGTCGCCGTCCTGCTCGCGGACGGCCTCGACAACGACCAGCTCGCCGCCGAGCTGGGCGTCAGCCTCAACACCGTCAAGACCCACCTGAGCGCGATCCTCCGCAAGTACGGTCTGCGGTATCGCGCCCAGGTGGCCGAGGACGTCCGCCGGTACCTCGCCCGCTAG
- the proS gene encoding proline--tRNA ligase has product MTATRSVLAAQATDFPRWFQDVIAKAELAENGPVRGTMVVRPYGYAIWELLQEAMNRRIKATGAVNAYFPLLIPESYLQREAEHVEGFSPELAVVTHAGGKQLEEPAVIRPTSETMIGEYMAKWIQSYRDLPLLLNQWANAVRWELRPRLFLRTTEFLWQEGHTAHASAADARAYATRILYDVYRAVMVDVLAIPVVPGRKTRRERFAGAVNTMTLEAMTGDGKALQLGTAHELGQNFARAFDIGYLSSEGRRELAWTTSWGSTTRLVGGLIMVHGDDAGLRVPPAVAPVQVVVLAVKDEAIAAAHTIADELTAQGVRVTVDDRADQPFGRRAVNWELKGVPVRIEVGPRDLSAGVATVVRRLRDSAKTTVNRTDLAATVVAAIDADQAHLLAEATERQVSRIADVATVEEAIEAAASGWARLPYDAVGEEGEDRLGESGITVRCLQRPDGSLPVEDNEPGLTAYVARSY; this is encoded by the coding sequence ATGACAGCTACCCGATCCGTGCTTGCCGCGCAGGCCACGGACTTCCCCCGTTGGTTCCAGGATGTGATCGCCAAGGCCGAGCTCGCAGAGAACGGCCCGGTGCGGGGGACCATGGTGGTACGACCGTACGGGTACGCGATCTGGGAACTGTTGCAGGAGGCAATGAATCGGCGGATCAAGGCGACCGGCGCGGTGAACGCGTACTTCCCGTTGCTGATCCCGGAGAGCTACCTGCAGCGCGAGGCCGAGCACGTCGAGGGCTTCAGCCCCGAGCTCGCGGTCGTCACGCATGCCGGCGGGAAGCAGCTCGAGGAGCCCGCGGTGATCCGGCCGACGTCGGAGACCATGATCGGTGAGTACATGGCGAAGTGGATCCAGAGCTACCGCGACCTCCCGCTGCTGCTGAACCAGTGGGCGAACGCCGTACGCTGGGAGCTGCGTCCGCGGCTGTTCCTGCGGACCACCGAATTCCTTTGGCAGGAAGGCCATACGGCGCACGCGTCCGCCGCGGACGCCCGGGCGTACGCGACCAGGATCCTGTACGACGTCTACCGCGCCGTGATGGTCGACGTACTCGCGATCCCGGTAGTGCCGGGCCGGAAGACCCGCCGCGAGCGGTTCGCCGGTGCGGTGAACACGATGACGCTCGAGGCGATGACCGGCGACGGCAAGGCCCTGCAGTTGGGTACGGCGCACGAGCTCGGGCAGAACTTCGCCCGCGCGTTCGACATCGGCTACCTGTCCAGCGAGGGCCGGCGCGAGCTCGCCTGGACGACGTCGTGGGGCAGCACCACCCGGCTGGTCGGCGGGCTGATCATGGTGCACGGTGACGACGCAGGCCTCCGGGTCCCGCCCGCGGTCGCCCCGGTGCAGGTCGTCGTACTCGCGGTCAAGGACGAGGCGATCGCCGCCGCACACACCATCGCCGACGAGCTGACCGCGCAGGGCGTTCGGGTCACGGTCGACGACCGCGCCGACCAGCCGTTCGGGCGGCGCGCGGTGAACTGGGAGCTGAAGGGCGTCCCGGTCCGGATCGAGGTCGGCCCGCGGGACCTGTCCGCCGGCGTCGCCACCGTCGTCCGCAGGTTGCGCGACTCGGCCAAGACCACCGTCAACCGGACCGACCTGGCCGCAACCGTGGTCGCGGCGATCGACGCGGACCAGGCGCACCTGCTGGCGGAGGCGACCGAGCGGCAAGTGTCCCGGATCGCCGACGTCGCCACGGTCGAGGAGGCGATCGAGGCGGCCGCGTCCGGCTGGGCCCGGCTGCCGTACGACGCGGTCGGCGAGGAGGGTGAGGACCGCCTCGGCGAGTCCGGCATCACGGTCCGCTGCCTGCAACGCCCGGACGGCTCGCTGCCGGTGGAGGACAACGAGCCCGGCCTGACGGCGTACGTCGCCCGCTCGTACTAG
- a CDS encoding GuaB1 family IMP dehydrogenase-related protein produces the protein MRFHHDREPSGDLTFSDVFLVPNRSRVASRLDVDLSTADGTGASIPIVAANMTAVSGRRMAETIARCGGLAVIPQDIPVDVVAEVVAWIKQRDPVHDTALVLPPTGTVGEALNLLPKRNHGAVIVVDNGRPVGVVTDADCSGVDRFTQLDAIMSRELLTVPAGIDPETAFNKLHDGRHRLAPVVDGNGQIVGILTRQRALRATLYDPALDANGKLRVAAAIGMNGDAEQKAKALLDVGIDVLVLDTAHGHQERMLEVVERVRALGPDVPIVAGNVVTAEGVTDLVTAGADIVKVGVGPGAMCTTRMQTAVGRPQFSAVLECATRAREHGKHVWADGGVRHPRDVALALAAGASSVMIGSWFAGTYESPGDPHRDSQGRIYKESFGMASARAVKSRTAEDSPFQRARKSIFEEGISTARMYLDAERPSVEDLLDSIVSGIRSSCTYVGAANLTEFHERAVVGLQTAAGYAEGKPLETSWL, from the coding sequence ATGCGGTTTCATCATGATCGGGAGCCGTCGGGCGACCTGACCTTCAGCGATGTGTTCCTGGTGCCGAACCGGTCGAGGGTCGCGTCCCGGCTGGATGTGGATCTGTCGACGGCGGACGGGACCGGGGCGTCGATCCCGATCGTCGCGGCGAACATGACCGCGGTGTCCGGGCGGCGGATGGCGGAGACGATCGCGCGCTGTGGCGGGCTGGCGGTGATCCCGCAGGACATCCCGGTGGACGTCGTCGCCGAGGTCGTTGCCTGGATCAAGCAACGCGACCCGGTGCACGACACGGCTCTGGTGCTGCCGCCGACCGGGACCGTGGGGGAGGCCCTCAACCTGCTGCCGAAGCGGAACCACGGCGCGGTGATCGTGGTCGACAACGGCCGCCCGGTCGGCGTGGTGACCGACGCGGACTGCTCCGGCGTGGACCGGTTCACGCAGCTCGACGCGATCATGTCCCGCGAGTTGCTGACGGTGCCCGCGGGCATCGACCCCGAGACCGCGTTCAACAAGCTGCACGACGGCCGGCACCGGCTCGCACCCGTTGTCGACGGCAACGGTCAGATCGTCGGCATCCTGACCCGCCAGCGCGCCCTCCGCGCAACCCTGTACGACCCGGCACTGGACGCCAACGGCAAGCTTCGGGTGGCGGCCGCGATCGGCATGAACGGCGACGCCGAGCAGAAGGCGAAAGCCCTGCTGGACGTAGGGATCGACGTACTCGTGCTCGACACCGCACACGGCCACCAGGAGCGGATGCTCGAGGTCGTCGAACGGGTCCGCGCCCTCGGCCCCGACGTACCGATCGTGGCCGGTAACGTGGTCACCGCCGAAGGCGTCACCGATCTCGTCACCGCCGGCGCGGACATCGTCAAGGTCGGCGTCGGGCCGGGCGCGATGTGCACCACCAGGATGCAGACCGCGGTCGGCCGGCCGCAGTTCTCCGCCGTCCTCGAATGTGCGACCCGCGCCCGTGAGCACGGCAAGCACGTCTGGGCGGACGGCGGCGTACGGCATCCCCGCGACGTCGCGCTGGCACTCGCGGCCGGTGCGTCCAGCGTGATGATCGGGTCCTGGTTCGCCGGTACGTACGAGTCGCCCGGCGACCCGCACCGGGACAGCCAGGGCCGGATCTACAAGGAGAGCTTCGGGATGGCGTCGGCCCGCGCGGTGAAGTCCCGCACCGCCGAGGACTCGCCGTTCCAGCGGGCCCGGAAGAGCATCTTCGAGGAAGGCATCTCGACCGCCCGGATGTACCTGGACGCCGAGCGCCCGAGCGTCGAGGACCTGCTGGACTCGATCGTCTCGGGCATCCGCAGCTCGTGCACGTACGTCGGTGCCGCGAACCTCACGGAGTTCCACGAGCGGGCCGTAGTCGGACTGCAGACCGCCGCCGGGTACGCCGAGGGCAAACCGCTCGAGACCAGCTGGCTGTGA